Proteins encoded within one genomic window of Hermetia illucens chromosome 2, iHerIll2.2.curated.20191125, whole genome shotgun sequence:
- the LOC119648341 gene encoding general transcription factor IIE subunit 2, with protein MDPALLREREAFKKRAMATPTIEKKIRPEPPAPPKDDPRKKMRPPTAPKLDASTYKTMSGSSQYRFGVLAKIVKHMRTRHQDGDDHPLTLEEILDETNQLDIGNSVKNWLQTEALINNPKIEVSPDNRFCFKPVYKIKDGKSLMRLLKQHDLKGLGGILLDDVQESLPHCEKVLKNRASEIVYIIRPIDKKKVLFYNDRTANFVVDDEFQKLWRSVTVDAMDDAKIDEYLEKQGIRSMQDNGPKRNPIAKRKKAQSKKRQFKKPRDNEHLAHVLETYEDNTLTQKGASVTG; from the exons ATGGATCCTGCACTTCTCCGGGAACGGGAGGCCTTCAAAAAGAGGGCTATGGCCACTCCCAC GATCGAGAAGAAAATTAGGCCTGAACCTCCTGCACCACCAAAAGATGATCCACGAAAGAAAATGCGTCCACCGACAGCCCCAAAATTGGATGCTTCCAC CTACAAGACGATGTCCGGGAGTTCTCAGTACCGCTTTGGTGTCCTGGCAAAGATCGTCAAACACATGCGTACAAGACATCAGGACGGGGATGATCACCCACTAACGCTGGAGGAAATTCTGGATGAAACGAATCAACTTGATATTGGGAACTCGGTTAAGAAT TGGCTGCAAACAGAGGCACTGATAAACAATCCCAAAATCGAGGTCAGTCCCGACAACCGATTCTGCTTCAAACCCGTGTACAAAATCAAAGATGGAAAAAGCCTAATGCGCTTACTGAAGCAGCACGACTTGAAAGGTCTAGGTGGCATTCTGCTGGACGATGTCCAAGAATCTCTTCCACACTGCGAGAAAGTGCTCAAAAATCGTGCATCCGAAATTGTGTACATTATTCGACCAATCGACAAGAAGAAGGTGTTATTTTACAACGACCGCACAGCCAATTTCGTG GTTGATGACGAATTCCAAAAACTATGGCGATCAGTGACTGTCGATGCAATGGACGACGCCAAGATTGATGAATATTTGGAGAAACAAGGTATCAGGTCAATGCAAGACAATGGGCCAAAACGAAATCCTATTGCGAAGCGGAAAAAGGCTCAAAGCAAGAAACGGCAATTCAAGAAACCAAGAGACAACGAACATTTGGCTCATGTGTTGGAGACGTACGAGGACAATACTTTAACCCAGAAAGGTGCCTCCGTTACCGGATGA